TCACACCACGCGGAACGTGGATTGCCACGACTGCGCCTTCCGTCCCGTTGACCTTGATCCAGCCCAAACCTGAAATATATAGATCGCTCCGACTGCCTCGGTTAATCCGGAACTCATGCCGTTGCCATGGTGGTAGCTTGTCCATCCGGTCAGTTCCGGGAGGTGACAGCATTTCACCACGATGATCTGCATAGAGGGAATCTGCACGCTCCAGCTTAGTACGATGGATTTTTAAAGTACCACTGATAAAGCAAGTGAACGATTGGTGTACTCCTTGCACAAAATCAAAACGTCCTAGTCCACCAAAGAAGAGCGTCTGTCCTTCATTCAACTGATAGACAGCAGGCTTCAACGGATTAGCAGGCATAACCGCATCCAGATCCTGACGTTCAACTAATTCACTGTAACGCCAAGGGTACACAATCCCTGGAGTATCTATGATAAAGTTACCATCATCCAATGGAATTTTGACAGTATCTAGCGTTGTACCAGGGTAACGTGAAGTGGTTAACTCCTGCTCTAAATCGCTATAGTCCGAAATCAGTCGATTAATCAGTGTGGACTTGCCCACATTCGTTGCACCAACTACATAAACGTCACGCTGGCCGCGCAGCTCTGTTACGGCTTCCAGCAAACGGTCAAACCCTTGATTACGCTTCGCGCTACAGAGTACGATTTCAGCCGTCCGCAGTCCTTCCTCTTTACAGCGCTGCTGCATCCAGTTACGCAATTTATTCCAGTTCGTAACCTTAGGCAGCAAATCACATTTATTCACTGCAAGAATAACTGGGTTATTACCGACAAACCGTTGCAAGCCAGAAATCAAACTGCCTTCGAAATCGAAAATGTCAACAATATGAATAACAAGTGCATTCTTCTCCCCTACTCCACTCAGCAAGCGAAGAAATTCATCCTGATTCACTGAAACGGATGAAGCCTCGTTATAATTCTTAATCCGGAAACAGCGCTGGCAAATCACAGGGTCCCGATCAAGTGCGACTTCCGGAAGGTATCCCGGTTGATCCTTATGCTCCGTCTGAAGCTTGATACCACAACCGCTACACTTCTCAGGACGCTGTGTTTCACTTTGTTCGTTCATTACTATTTATCCTCCTCGTGCCACAATCCTTTTTTACGAAGCCGTGTCAGAGCAACTCGCTCTACCTGGCGATTAAATCTTGTGCCGAACCCTTCATCCTTAACGGAGATTGGCAGCACCAATACGGTATACAGGCCAAGCCGATTGCCGCCGTATACATCTGTAAGCATTTGGTCTCCCACCACAATCGTTTGCTCCGGTGGCAACTCCATCTGCTTCATCGCTTTAAGAAAAGGAGCATTACTCGGTTTACGAGCCTGATGCACAAATTCAATATTAAGCGGTGTAGCAAAGCGTGACACCCGATCCATGTTGTTATTAGATACGATTATGAGCTTAAAGCCCACTTCCTTTACCTTCTCAAACCATAACAACAGCTCCGGAGTAGCCACAGGCGCTTTGGCACCGACCAGTGTATTATCCAGATCCGTAATGATTCCACGGTATCCCTGTCGATACAGCTCTTCCAGAGAAATATCGAATACCGTATTCACCCGGAGTTTGGGAACTAACATTTCAAACAATACGTTCACCTCGATTTCATACAAAAAACTATAACATACTCCATGCGCTACGCAAATAAATCTATATCAATGATTTACTGCAAACACGCTATTTCTTGGATCTTATCGTTCTCCGCAGCCGCAAAGCTTCAGTATACACGCTCTGCCAGTCTTTGTCTTCAATAACATCAGGGCTATACTTCGCCTGTTCAAACATTGTCAGTAGTGAAGAAAGATGATTGGCCACAGCAGGTCGTTCCTGGCCCCAGCGAACTACGGCTTCACGCAGTGTTTCATGCTCTTCCTTCATCATTCCCTTACGATGCAAATACCTTACCCAACGCTCAGTTTCCGCAACAACTTTCTGATCAGGTGTTAAAGGACGACCCATCCGCATCTGTTGAACTAAGAAGCGAAGCTTAAAGCGCATATGCCAAATTTTAAAAATCGTCCAAGACAGCAGCACAAGCACAGCTGCTAGTACTACCCATACACCCACATGTAAGCCTTGATTTTCTTGTGCTTCATTTGCAGTTGTTGGTTCAGGTTCGTTTTCTTCAACCTTGTCATTAGGCTCTGTCTCAGGAAGTTGCTCATTCTGAGTCAAAAGGGGAACATTAAACCCCGGTGTAGCTTCAACCGGAATCCAGCCATAATCACCAAAATAGACCTCAGCCCAAGAATGGGCATCTGCATTGGTGATCGTGTAGTAATTATTCGCTGCCACTGACTGCTGAAGCGCCGGATTCATTGGCATCTCTGGCTGTTCTCCAGGTGCGTATCCCTTAACCCATCGTGCAGGTATATTCAGAGAGCGTGCCATAGTAACCAGTGCCGTAGAATAATAATCACAGTAACCTTCCTTCAGCTCAAACAAAAAACCCTCTACAAAATCCTTACTTGAAACTCGTGATATATCCGGCTTGTTGGTATATGGAAAGGTTTGTTGTAAGTATTGTTGCAAAAGTGCTGTTTTTTCATACGGCGTTGTTCCTTGTGCTGTAATTTCCTCGGCCAGATCTTTAACCCTTTGAGGGAAATCATCAGGTAGCTGAAGGAAGATTTCCTCCAGATCATCACCTTTGTATAGCTCCTCATAGGTCTTTGCTGTCAATTCCTGAACAGGAATGACCGGAACTTCAGAAGTCAGCTCGAAGCTCGTAGGATAATCGCGGTTCTTCCTATCCATATCCCATAGAAGCTCACTATCACGCTCTCTCCAGAAAAGACCATTCCCAGCTTCCTCGCCATTTAATAAATCCACCGAAGTAATGGAATACGCACCGAACAACACAGGAAATTCATTATTGTTAAGCACGCTAACCGTCTGTTTCAATGCTCGGGTAGTGACCTTAGAAGCCACACTTTGCTCTAAGAGTTGCCCCGTTTCCACCTCTTCTATAGGCCCCCGCTTTGATCGATCCTTATCTGTCCATCCACTTCCAGAGTAGACTCTGCGTGTTTCTCCACGCATATAAGAACGTAAATCTGAGACCACTGTCATCACTGGGGTATAATCGAAGTTAAAGCCCCCGCCCAGATTGTCATCATTCAGACTGTAACCGGACGAAGAATTGTTAGCGGCGGAACTTGAGCCCGTATTGGATTCCGTTGTTCCCGATGTGCTCTTTCCAGAAGATTTTCCAATTCCATTCCATTCTTGCCACGCCGTATAAGGATCCGTCAGAGTAGGCCTTACATCCGGCATATTCACACCAATTAGGATAACCAGAGAGAAGACAATGGCGATATTCATAACTATTTTCGAGGGATATTCCAGCAAATGTACCCATCCACGCGGATAATGAAGCTGGAAACTTCTCAGGTGCTGGCTGACAAGCCAGCACATACCTGCAAATACCGTCCAGGCCACTTCCTGCCACAATACAATAGATGTAAAGGAATCTAGAGCAGCCAACGCTACAATGTTCATTCCTATAAACCATAATATACGCCTTTTCGAGGATACCCACCAAGATGATAGCAATAGCAGAGCTGAGGCACCAAGAGCAAACCAGATATACGGCACCATATGAACACTAATATCCCGGAGCTTGTCAGAAAGAGTTATGGCCCATGGATCAGCAACGTATATTCCATAATGTGTAATGGTGCGATAAACGATATAGATAATAGCTACAGCTTCTATCATAAGTCTGTATTGAACTTTAACAGGGATAATCATCTCAATGACTGTGATCGTTAATAGAGCAGCCCATACAGAAGCTGTTGTTTGATTTAACCAGATGGGTTCCGTATAAGAAATCCACTGCTGTGCAATAATCAACAGCCAAAACAGGCCAACGGAACGGTACCAGGAGAATTTTATCTGATTCCACCAGTTTCTCATATCACCCTTCCCCTCCTAACACAGCAGGAAGCTCTTGAAGTGAACTAATACCATAACCAGCTATTCCACGTGATCTAAGTACGTCTGTCCAATCATTGCCATTCATTTCTGCCGAATTTCGCACATGAATATGAGAAGCTGTCATCCCTCTGCTGTCAGCCCAGCGTAATGCATCCAGTACAGGCTGCCCACGTTGTGGACTGATTAACACGAAGTAAGAACCTTTAGGGAACATACGGTAACCTTTTTCCAACCGGGAGATCAGCGGTCCCCGCCCCTCAGCGTTAAGATCGATTAAATACTGAATCATCTTCTGTCGCTCAGCAGCACTTTCTACGGGTGCGAACACCTTCGTCGTTTTATCCAAACAACACAGGCCAATTCCAATTCTCTCTCGAATGCCGAATCCGAGTAGTGATGCCGTCACAGAAACTGCTAATTCGAATTGATTCGTATTCATATAAGCTGATGTACTTCCGTCAAGAACTAGAATAGTTTTGGGAATCGACTCATGTTCAAACTCTTTAGATTTCCACGAACCTGTCTTCGCAGTGGCATTCCAGTGAATTCGTGTCAAGCGATCACCATATACATAGTCACGGACGCCATTAATTTGTGTAGTTTCACGCCGAGATTGAACAACGGATGTCTGCGGCCCAGAGAGCCGAGATCTCTTCTCATATAACTGCCAGCGTGGAACGTAGATCGCACGAGGCAAAACCTGAAACTGTCCTTCAGATAGAAATGTTCCTTTATGCTCGACAAGCCCAAATATATCTTGGCTGATGATATCCGTATTAGAGAAAGTGTAGGTTCCACGTTCAAGGGCTGGTGTCTGAAACTTCAGTTCCCCAATTCCTCTGAGGCTTGGGATCACACTTTCTTCAAATACCCACGATTCTCCATTATGCCGCTTAAGAACCTCTCTTACTACTACATAAGGCAATGGCAAAATCCCAGGGATTGTAACCTTAAGCTTTACATGAAGATGCCCTCCGGCAGAGAGCAAATCTCCCTTGTCCTGTTCAGAAAAAAGACTGCGAGTGCCCTTAGCTCGCCGAACGCCTCCTAAACCTCCAGCAATCAAATATGCAATGAGTACAGAGACCATGATAAACAACATAAATGCAGTTTTCCCGCCCTGAAAAAGTACATATAAGAGTGTAATGCTCCAAATCACAAGGATGCTAGCAAGCTTAGAGGGTTGAATGATGGCTGCAACCGAAGACAAATAACGTCTCATATTATTGCCTCATCGTAACAGGCACATGAATGCTCTGCAGAAGCTTTTGAAGTAAAGATTCTACGCTAATATTATCTAGGCGCGACTCTGGACGTAGCAATATCCGATGACCCAAGGCAAATGGAGTAAGTATCTTCACATCATCAGGCAGAACGTAATCCCGTCCCTGCAAAAAGGCATAAGCTTTACAAGCCATCATAAAGGATAATGAGGCACGTGGACTTGCACCCAGTAGCACAAGTGGATGCTCTCTTGTCTGCCGTACAATATCTAACAAGTAATTCAGCACAGGCTCGCTCATGAAGATGTCGCGAATCTCTTCCTGAATCCCTGCAATTTGTTCCATGCTTGTTACTGGCGAAAGCCTATCCACAGGTTGGCCCTCCTGATGGCTTAGCAATAAGTTCTTCTCAGTTGCAGCATCAGGATATCCAAGGCTAATTCTCAGCATGAATCGATCCAGTTGAGCTTCAGGCAGCGTGTAGGTTCCCTCAAAATCTATCGGATTCTGGGTAGCACACAACATGAACGGATGTGGAAGTGGATAGGTCTCTCCGTCCACGGTTACGTTTCGTTCCTCCATCACTTCTAGAAGTGCGGATTGTGTCTTCGTTGTAGCACGGTTAATTTCATCAGCTAACAGAATATTCGTCATCACCGGACCTGGCCGGAAATGAAACATCTCATCCCTAGGATGATATACAGAAACACCAGTAATATCACTCGGAAGTATATCGGGATTACACTGGATCCGGCGATATTCACCGGACATTGATCTTGAAAGTGCGCGTATTAGCTGGGTTTTTCCTGTTCCCGGTACATCCTCGATCAATACATGACCACCAGCAAGCAGCGCAGTTAGTAGCAATTGTATTTCAAATGATTTTCCAAGTATGCAGGATTCCAAATTAGTGCGTACAGCATTCATGGTGTGCATCGATTCTTGACGTATGGGCATATATGATCCTCCTAGCCAGAATAAACAGTATTATTTATATTTTACATGATTAAGGGACCCAAAGTACATTGTTGAAGATCACGAAGTACGGATACAAAAAAAACCATAATATGAAACATCCTACAGGTTTTAAACAAGAAAAAAAACGATTACCGTCTTTATAGACGATAACCGTTTCTCGTAGACTCTGACTTTGCTACCCCTTCGGCCGTACAACTAAAGCTGCCAAAAAGGAAAACACAATCGCTGCGGAAATACCCGCGCTTGTAATATCAAAAATCCCCGTAACAACGCCGATCC
This window of the Paenibacillus sp. FSL R10-2734 genome carries:
- the yqeH gene encoding ribosome biogenesis GTPase YqeH; translation: MNEQSETQRPEKCSGCGIKLQTEHKDQPGYLPEVALDRDPVICQRCFRIKNYNEASSVSVNQDEFLRLLSGVGEKNALVIHIVDIFDFEGSLISGLQRFVGNNPVILAVNKCDLLPKVTNWNKLRNWMQQRCKEEGLRTAEIVLCSAKRNQGFDRLLEAVTELRGQRDVYVVGATNVGKSTLINRLISDYSDLEQELTTSRYPGTTLDTVKIPLDDGNFIIDTPGIVYPWRYSELVERQDLDAVMPANPLKPAVYQLNEGQTLFFGGLGRFDFVQGVHQSFTCFISGTLKIHRTKLERADSLYADHRGEMLSPPGTDRMDKLPPWQRHEFRINRGSRSDLYISGLGWIKVNGTEGAVVAIHVPRGVKVLTRPSMI
- a CDS encoding YqeG family HAD IIIA-type phosphatase, with amino-acid sequence MFEMLVPKLRVNTVFDISLEELYRQGYRGIITDLDNTLVGAKAPVATPELLLWFEKVKEVGFKLIIVSNNNMDRVSRFATPLNIEFVHQARKPSNAPFLKAMKQMELPPEQTIVVGDQMLTDVYGGNRLGLYTVLVLPISVKDEGFGTRFNRQVERVALTRLRKKGLWHEEDK
- a CDS encoding transglutaminase domain-containing protein, encoding MRNWWNQIKFSWYRSVGLFWLLIIAQQWISYTEPIWLNQTTASVWAALLTITVIEMIIPVKVQYRLMIEAVAIIYIVYRTITHYGIYVADPWAITLSDKLRDISVHMVPYIWFALGASALLLLSSWWVSSKRRILWFIGMNIVALAALDSFTSIVLWQEVAWTVFAGMCWLVSQHLRSFQLHYPRGWVHLLEYPSKIVMNIAIVFSLVILIGVNMPDVRPTLTDPYTAWQEWNGIGKSSGKSTSGTTESNTGSSSAANNSSSGYSLNDDNLGGGFNFDYTPVMTVVSDLRSYMRGETRRVYSGSGWTDKDRSKRGPIEEVETGQLLEQSVASKVTTRALKQTVSVLNNNEFPVLFGAYSITSVDLLNGEEAGNGLFWRERDSELLWDMDRKNRDYPTSFELTSEVPVIPVQELTAKTYEELYKGDDLEEIFLQLPDDFPQRVKDLAEEITAQGTTPYEKTALLQQYLQQTFPYTNKPDISRVSSKDFVEGFLFELKEGYCDYYSTALVTMARSLNIPARWVKGYAPGEQPEMPMNPALQQSVAANNYYTITNADAHSWAEVYFGDYGWIPVEATPGFNVPLLTQNEQLPETEPNDKVEENEPEPTTANEAQENQGLHVGVWVVLAAVLVLLSWTIFKIWHMRFKLRFLVQQMRMGRPLTPDQKVVAETERWVRYLHRKGMMKEEHETLREAVVRWGQERPAVANHLSSLLTMFEQAKYSPDVIEDKDWQSVYTEALRLRRTIRSKK
- a CDS encoding DUF58 domain-containing protein, translated to MRRYLSSVAAIIQPSKLASILVIWSITLLYVLFQGGKTAFMLFIMVSVLIAYLIAGGLGGVRRAKGTRSLFSEQDKGDLLSAGGHLHVKLKVTIPGILPLPYVVVREVLKRHNGESWVFEESVIPSLRGIGELKFQTPALERGTYTFSNTDIISQDIFGLVEHKGTFLSEGQFQVLPRAIYVPRWQLYEKRSRLSGPQTSVVQSRRETTQINGVRDYVYGDRLTRIHWNATAKTGSWKSKEFEHESIPKTILVLDGSTSAYMNTNQFELAVSVTASLLGFGIRERIGIGLCCLDKTTKVFAPVESAAERQKMIQYLIDLNAEGRGPLISRLEKGYRMFPKGSYFVLISPQRGQPVLDALRWADSRGMTASHIHVRNSAEMNGNDWTDVLRSRGIAGYGISSLQELPAVLGGEG
- a CDS encoding MoxR family ATPase, with protein sequence MPIRQESMHTMNAVRTNLESCILGKSFEIQLLLTALLAGGHVLIEDVPGTGKTQLIRALSRSMSGEYRRIQCNPDILPSDITGVSVYHPRDEMFHFRPGPVMTNILLADEINRATTKTQSALLEVMEERNVTVDGETYPLPHPFMLCATQNPIDFEGTYTLPEAQLDRFMLRISLGYPDAATEKNLLLSHQEGQPVDRLSPVTSMEQIAGIQEEIRDIFMSEPVLNYLLDIVRQTREHPLVLLGASPRASLSFMMACKAYAFLQGRDYVLPDDVKILTPFALGHRILLRPESRLDNISVESLLQKLLQSIHVPVTMRQ